One window of the Triticum dicoccoides isolate Atlit2015 ecotype Zavitan chromosome 3B, WEW_v2.0, whole genome shotgun sequence genome contains the following:
- the LOC119279433 gene encoding uncharacterized protein LOC119279433: protein MATAFPTPANRGAAAGEGDTGDDRRQENAARPRSALPATPQNLPPLGAPRCRWWADELASTVAAAAAAAASSRRAQVKAKPPKKRSISDLFAAAPPLAVPPAGDTGCKEQMEVDGDEAVCAIARRAKEDKKRKKKLQEEEEGQKEETTAVDAAPESCGGREPEGNFAARKQEALENPNLFDGLDTHSLQKPEASQHHREEREKISERRKQGKINNINKKKANTQKHIGNSKADKVGKPRDLENFIPRHGILKCTKHTSVKMVKEKRGNSEGKEVIELCRKSVKRVKFSEADAILELPERQTLCKMFSDVMASSSSSSSSSSSFTSTEGDKCITAESGSSHMPMEASTKAKANKNSDHEDSPDKSITAESGTSHIAMEAFTKKKEANKNSDHEDSPEAGNREMAAPLIDLNMVLPESTELDQRLESEQSTADLERITNSSSAGTLLHGEAIKVSDVDAAGSPLSLTELAQTHRGCSNVSVKDTMTMSTSPCALPDHTFPDSFRQHQSWFSTSGKFSSWPSHESNVSHSKEFNFRSELNIPRENGPSTGPTVRLMGKDLSICTTRAESFSETAQKHTGTFTNDYLNANVFLPQQGRPFLSLQAQNFPNDTANSTSIIHASTYHASASQAQTRHDYGHPVPAANFLSGDQLTYENRFFDFSNSQTNQPFLLGCPHPPNRGSAAFQQNSPLRRYYSDPIPRTEAPTASPLPTTRQHGTPSFGFHANLPQQHVVHPASSSVCRLNSVDFTFNHPDRVVHTPSNSIRDATLSARNTDSTVGSAFLGNFNASPSGRYVQKRSGPVKLTPGAKHVLVPNDSTGDGDSTPVYSCVSFDSRSTNAAGPQNKGA from the exons AATCTCCCGCCTCTCGGAGCGCCGAGGTGCCGGTGGTGGGCGGACGAGCTCGCCTCCACCGTGGCTGCCGCAGctgcggcggcggcatcctcgagGAGGGCGCAAGTGAAGGCGAAGCCGCCGAAGAAGCGGTCCATCTCCGACCTCTTCGCCGCGGCGCCCCCCTTGGCCGTGCCTCCCGCCGGTGATACCGGATGCAAAGAGCAAATGGAGGTGGACGGCGACGAGGCGGTGTGCGCGATCGCGAGGCGGGCCAAGGAGGATAAGAAACGAAAGAAAAAGCTGCAAGAAGAGGAAGAGGGGCAGAAGGAGGAGACGACGGCAGTGGATGCCGCGCCGGAGAGCTGCGGAGGCCGAGAGCCCGAGGGGAATTTCGCTGCAAGAAAG CAGGAAGCACTTGAAAATCCAAACCTGTTTGATGGACTGGATACTCACTCATTACAGAAACCTGAGGCTTCACAACATCACAGAGAAGAGAGAGAAAAGATATCTGAGAGAAGGAAGCAGGGGAAGATCAATAATATAAACAAGAAGAAGGCTAACACACAAAAGCACATCGGCAACAGTAAAGCTGACAAAGTGGGGAAACCACGAGATCTGGAAAATTTTATCCCTAGGCATGGCATTCTAAAGTGCACAAAGCACACATCAGTGAAAATGGTCAAGGAGAAACGTGGCAATTCAGAAGGCAAGGAAGTAATAGAACTCTGCCGCAAATCAGTGAAACGTGTCAAATTCTCAGAAGCAGATGCTATACTTGAGCTACCAGAACGACAAACTCTCTGCAAGATGTTTTCAGATGTTATGGCTTCTTCAtcgtcgtcctcgtcatcatcatcatcattcacgTCTACCGAAGGAGACAAATGCATAACTGCAGAAAGTGGTAGTTCTCATATGCCCATGGAAGCTTCCACTAAGGCGAAAGCAAATAAGAATTCAGATCATGAGGATTCTCCTGACAAAAGCATAACTGCAGAAAGTGGTACTTCTCATATTGCCATGGAAGCTTTCACTAAGAAGAAAGAAGCAAATAAGAATTCAGATCATGAGGATTCTCCTGAGGCTGGTAACAGAGAGATGGCTGCTCCTCTCATTGATCTGAATATGGTGTTACCGGAATCTACTGAACTGGACCAAAG GCTGGAAAGCGAACAATCTACTGCTGACTTGGAAAGAATAACGAATTCAAGTTCGGCAGGCACATTATTGCATGGTGAGGCTATAAAAGTTTCTGATGTAGATGCTGCTGGTTCTCCATTGAGCTTAACTGAACTTGCACAGACTCATCGTGGTTGCAGTAATGTTTCAGTAAAAGATACTATGACTATGAGTACATCTCCTTGTGCATTGCCAGATCATACATTTCCGGATTCATTTCGGCAGCACCAGAGTTGGTTTTCCACAAGCGGCAAATTTTCTTCCTGGCCATCTCATGAATCTAATGTGTCACACAGTAAGGAGTTCAATTTTCGTTCTGAGTTGAACATTCCGCGTGAGAATGGACCTTCCACAGGACCGACAGTTCGTTTGATGGGTAAAGATCTTTCAATTTGCACGACCAGAGCTGAATCGTTTTCGGAGACTGCGCAGAAGCATACAGGTACTTTTACCAATGACTATCTCAACGCAAATGTGTTCTTGCCACAACAAGGACGGCCTTTTCTCTCTTTACAAGCTCAGAATTTCCCCAATGATACAGCAAATTCTACCAGTATAATTCATGCTTCAACATATCATGCAAGCGCAAGTCAGGCACAGACTAGACATGATTACGGCCACCCCGTCCCGGCAGCTAATTTTCTTTCTGGAGATCAGTTGACATATGAAAACAGGTTTTTTGATTTTTCAAACTCGCAGACCAATCAGCCTTTTCTGTTGGGGTGCCCACATCCTCCCAATCGTGGCAGTGCAGCATTCCAACAGAATTCCCCGTTGCGCCGTTATTACTCTGATCCTATCCCTAGGACAGAAGCACCCACAGCATCACCTTTGCCTACAACCAGACAGCATGGTACACCATCTTTCGGTTTCCATGCCAATTTGCCTCAGCAACATGTTGTGCATCCAGCAAGCTCGTCAGTTTGTCGTCTTAATTCTGTGGATTTTACATTCAACCATCCAGACCGGGTAGTTCATACACCTTCCAACAGCATAAGAGATGCAACCCTTTCGGCAAGAAATACAGATAGCACAGTGGGGAGCGCTTTTCTTGGCAATTTTAATGCTTCACCTAGTGGTCGGTATGTGCAGAAGAGATCAGGCCCAGTGAAGCTCACTCCTGGGGCGAAGCATGTACTGGTGCCAAACGATAGCACAGGTGACGGCGATTCTACGCCTGTGTACTCTTGTGTTTCGTTTGATAGTAGGAGCACAAATGCTGCAGGTCCTCAGAACAAAGGAGCATGA